From one Nonomuraea polychroma genomic stretch:
- a CDS encoding alpha/beta fold hydrolase — MRATANGIDIAYETFGSPAGRPLLLIMGLGAQLIHWNEEFCRLLAEQGHHVVRFDNRDAGLSTHFHDKGVPEAGAPAPYLLDDLADDAACLMDALAWPAAHVVGASMGGMIAQTLAIRHPERVLTLTSIMSTPGTEVAPPTAEALAVLMATPPADRDGVLEQALRTWSVIGSPGYELDREWITTLAGTAYDRCFDPAGTARQLAAIMASGSRTESLTQVKAPTLVLHGEADPLVPVAGGQATAAAVPGARLVTYPGMGHDLPRALWPDIATEITKLTSA, encoded by the coding sequence ATGCGCGCAACCGCCAACGGCATTGACATCGCCTACGAGACCTTCGGCTCGCCGGCAGGACGACCCCTGCTCCTCATCATGGGGCTCGGTGCTCAGCTCATCCACTGGAACGAGGAGTTCTGCCGGCTGCTGGCGGAGCAGGGCCACCACGTCGTGCGGTTCGACAACCGCGACGCGGGCCTGTCCACGCACTTCCACGACAAGGGCGTCCCCGAGGCGGGGGCGCCCGCGCCGTACCTGCTCGACGACCTGGCGGACGACGCCGCCTGCCTCATGGACGCGCTTGCCTGGCCCGCCGCCCACGTGGTCGGGGCGTCGATGGGCGGGATGATCGCCCAGACCCTGGCCATCCGGCATCCCGAACGGGTGCTCACCCTGACCTCGATCATGTCGACACCGGGCACCGAGGTAGCCCCGCCGACCGCGGAGGCGCTCGCGGTGCTCATGGCCACGCCGCCGGCCGATCGGGACGGCGTGCTGGAGCAGGCGCTGCGGACCTGGTCCGTCATCGGTTCGCCAGGCTACGAGCTGGACCGCGAGTGGATCACCACCTTGGCCGGGACGGCCTACGACCGGTGCTTCGACCCTGCGGGCACGGCCAGGCAGCTGGCCGCCATCATGGCCTCGGGCAGCCGCACGGAGTCGCTCACGCAGGTGAAGGCGCCCACGCTCGTCCTGCACGGGGAGGCGGACCCGCTCGTCCCCGTGGCGGGAGGCCAGGCCACGGCGGCGGCCGTTCCCGGCGCCAGGCTGGTCACCTATCCCGGCATGGGCCACGACCTGCCGCGTGCGCTCTGGCCCGACATCGCCACCGAGATCACCAAGCTCACGAGCGCCTGA
- a CDS encoding DUF5302 domain-containing protein — MADTPEPETSETSEDEMKRKFREALERKRNQHAGSGAGGRGGDPSKIHGAHGPAASKRSFRRKSGG; from the coding sequence ATGGCGGATACACCGGAGCCGGAAACCAGCGAAACTTCCGAGGACGAGATGAAGCGCAAGTTCCGTGAGGCGCTGGAGCGCAAGCGCAACCAGCACGCGGGGTCGGGCGCGGGTGGCAGGGGTGGCGACCCATCGAAGATCCACGGGGCGCACGGCCCGGCTGCGAGTAAAAGATCGTTCAGGCGCAAGAGCGGCGGCTGA